One genomic region from Haloprofundus salinisoli encodes:
- the tbsP gene encoding transcriptional regulator TbsP: MASNLLEEQIEDILRAALEDADDELFIVDPSAEAVEELVTVATSVDTDLPTIRMVADEGILKDVMGDFIVASNAADLIDAGALSMRTTDEEIDNALLITSDAVMALVTANDRVAALTTEDAEFVEAAFETYETLWEESPDFKLRTPPISRVRDTLGTEIGDQAESDFDAVLASLETARGDGDGLDEVTISLLVAAKNDILLYDISKWGEDVGIASKATFSRTKTKLEDMGLIDTEKVPIDVGRPRLRLKLGDDRLRGASGDELASVAMSMLN, from the coding sequence ATGGCCTCGAATTTACTCGAAGAGCAGATAGAGGATATTCTCCGTGCCGCCCTGGAAGACGCAGACGACGAACTGTTCATCGTCGATCCGTCGGCCGAAGCGGTCGAGGAGCTCGTCACCGTCGCCACCTCGGTCGACACCGACCTCCCCACCATTCGGATGGTCGCCGACGAGGGCATCCTGAAGGACGTCATGGGCGACTTCATCGTCGCCAGTAACGCCGCCGACCTCATCGACGCCGGCGCGCTCTCGATGCGCACCACCGACGAGGAAATCGACAACGCGCTCCTCATCACCAGCGACGCCGTGATGGCGCTCGTCACCGCGAACGACCGCGTCGCCGCGCTGACGACCGAAGACGCCGAGTTTGTCGAGGCCGCTTTCGAGACGTACGAGACGCTCTGGGAGGAGTCGCCCGACTTCAAACTCCGCACGCCCCCGATTTCGCGCGTCCGCGACACGCTCGGGACCGAAATCGGCGACCAGGCCGAGTCGGACTTCGACGCCGTCCTCGCCTCGCTCGAAACCGCGCGCGGCGACGGCGACGGCCTCGACGAAGTCACTATCAGCCTCCTCGTCGCGGCGAAAAACGACATCCTACTGTACGACATCTCCAAGTGGGGCGAAGACGTCGGCATCGCCTCGAAGGCGACGTTCTCGCGCACGAAGACGAAGCTCGAAGACATGGGTCTCATCGACACGGAGAAGGTCCCCATCGACGTCGGTCGTCCGCGCCTGCGTCTGAAGCTCGGCGACGACCGACTCCGCGGTGCCAGCGGCGACGAACTCGCCAGCGTCGCGATGAGCATGCTCAACTGA
- a CDS encoding universal stress protein: MYDTILLPTDGSTGAQQAAKHAFDLARQYGATVHVLYVADTQRDSLTTVGTEVVDALEAEGRDAVSAIAESDVAHGIDVEEVVAQGHPDEEILSYVEDNAVDLVVMATHGRSGLGRYLLGSTTEKIVRSSPVPVFTVRVEA, encoded by the coding sequence ATGTACGACACGATTCTGCTCCCGACGGACGGCAGTACTGGGGCACAGCAGGCGGCGAAACACGCCTTCGACCTCGCGCGGCAGTACGGCGCGACGGTCCACGTGCTCTACGTCGCCGACACCCAGCGCGACAGTCTCACCACCGTCGGCACCGAGGTGGTCGACGCGCTCGAAGCGGAGGGCCGGGACGCGGTGTCGGCCATCGCAGAGAGCGACGTCGCCCACGGCATCGACGTCGAGGAAGTCGTCGCCCAAGGCCATCCCGACGAGGAGATCCTCTCGTACGTCGAGGACAACGCCGTCGATCTGGTCGTGATGGCGACACACGGGCGCAGCGGTCTGGGTCGCTACCTCCTCGGGAGCACGACCGAGAAAATCGTCCGTAGTTCGCCCGTTCCGGTGTTCACCGTCCGCGTCGAAGCGTAG
- a CDS encoding DUF7117 family protein, protein MEIRGRRECAECGTRWSYYETGSVSCPDCGSIRSVGVDERKQHTDSADPLELTDLKATLADGEVRDVVDDLKPRLREYIRKRGFVREGELGPLDDEILVAAELLHAVDVYDRSRETTDDEYLYVLRLVNGVEAGDRPAPEDVPRSMAAARGLAYATVVSKYRREAVTWLEDHPDAEAQSTLGAIRDHEKRVHALDGDVPMTDSEALVRATQELGAYLATDDLDSLATAQNRLSRLG, encoded by the coding sequence ATGGAGATTCGGGGACGACGCGAGTGTGCGGAGTGCGGAACTCGCTGGTCGTATTACGAGACGGGCAGCGTCAGTTGCCCCGACTGCGGCAGCATCAGAAGCGTCGGCGTCGACGAACGGAAGCAGCACACCGACTCGGCCGACCCGCTGGAGTTGACCGACCTGAAGGCGACGCTCGCCGACGGCGAGGTGCGAGACGTCGTCGACGACCTGAAACCGCGACTCCGAGAGTACATCAGGAAACGCGGGTTCGTCCGCGAAGGCGAACTCGGTCCGCTGGACGACGAGATTCTCGTCGCGGCGGAGCTGTTGCACGCCGTCGACGTGTACGACCGCTCGCGGGAGACGACCGACGACGAGTACCTCTACGTCCTGCGGCTCGTCAACGGCGTGGAGGCGGGTGACCGGCCCGCACCGGAGGACGTCCCCCGGTCGATGGCGGCCGCCCGCGGGCTCGCGTACGCGACGGTCGTTTCGAAGTACCGCCGCGAGGCGGTGACGTGGCTCGAAGACCACCCCGACGCGGAGGCGCAGTCGACGCTCGGCGCGATACGCGACCACGAGAAGCGCGTCCACGCGCTCGACGGCGACGTTCCGATGACCGACTCGGAGGCGCTGGTTCGCGCGACACAGGAACTCGGCGCGTATCTCGCCACCGACGACCTGGACTCGCTGGCGACGGCGCAAAACAGGCTCTCTCGGTTGGGGTAG
- a CDS encoding PadR family transcriptional regulator, whose protein sequence is MNDLSGFQRDLLYVMAGLDKPSGQQIKGELESYLDSEVNHGRLYPNLDVLVEKEYVEKGAIDRRTNYYDITESGKELLRQRREWEDQYFTARA, encoded by the coding sequence ATGAACGACCTCAGTGGTTTCCAACGGGACTTGCTGTACGTGATGGCGGGACTGGACAAACCGTCCGGGCAACAGATAAAGGGCGAACTGGAGTCGTACCTCGACTCGGAGGTCAACCACGGTCGCCTCTACCCGAACCTGGACGTGCTCGTCGAGAAGGAGTACGTCGAGAAGGGAGCGATCGATCGCCGGACGAACTACTACGACATCACCGAATCGGGCAAAGAACTGCTCAGACAACGTCGCGAATGGGAAGACCAGTACTTCACCGCGAGGGCCTGA
- a CDS encoding mechanosensitive ion channel family protein, translated as MIAGRVPTVSSAVLQQTTATDGSENTAEGVGKLLASLVPEWLQQIPGWRFALAVLILLAGVYLSKLVVRLLGRPVAKRFARQSVAQIVLSGIRIAVVLLSMFVALGAYNVTFPDIFVFGTVFTAVVGIVLAPIIGSVINGLFVLADQPYEIGDMIELDTGERGFVEEITIRYTKMFTLDNSFLVLPNSSIRERDVVNYSAEDERSRLTLSILVTYESDIETARRLIERAAQNCDEVIEGGPAIRIGNARYPAKPTCYLDEYADNGVLLTLRYWAKQPYKMLTVRSKVQTRIRTLFEESDATLEFAYPHQHLVFDETSGTANVNVSGRDWETFPGDGERLSNAEDSSRRNT; from the coding sequence ATGATAGCGGGCCGAGTACCGACGGTTTCGTCGGCCGTCCTCCAGCAGACGACGGCCACCGACGGCTCCGAGAACACCGCGGAGGGCGTCGGCAAGCTCCTCGCCAGCCTCGTCCCCGAGTGGCTCCAGCAGATTCCGGGCTGGCGGTTCGCACTCGCGGTTCTCATCCTCCTGGCCGGCGTCTACCTCTCGAAACTCGTCGTCCGGTTGCTCGGCCGCCCCGTCGCAAAGCGGTTCGCGCGCCAGAGCGTCGCACAGATAGTGCTCTCGGGCATCCGAATCGCCGTCGTCCTCCTCTCGATGTTCGTGGCGCTCGGCGCGTACAACGTCACCTTCCCCGACATCTTCGTCTTCGGGACGGTGTTTACGGCGGTGGTGGGTATCGTCCTCGCGCCCATCATCGGCAGCGTCATCAACGGCCTGTTCGTCCTCGCCGACCAGCCGTACGAGATCGGCGACATGATAGAACTCGACACCGGCGAGCGGGGGTTCGTCGAGGAGATTACGATTCGGTACACGAAGATGTTCACCCTCGACAACTCCTTTCTCGTCCTCCCGAACTCCTCGATCCGCGAACGCGACGTGGTCAACTACTCCGCGGAGGACGAGCGGTCGCGTCTCACGCTCAGCATCCTCGTCACTTACGAATCCGACATCGAGACGGCGCGACGGCTCATCGAGCGGGCGGCGCAGAACTGCGACGAGGTCATCGAGGGCGGGCCCGCCATCCGCATCGGCAACGCCCGCTACCCGGCGAAGCCGACGTGTTACCTCGACGAGTACGCCGACAACGGTGTCCTCCTCACGCTCCGCTACTGGGCGAAACAGCCGTACAAGATGCTCACCGTCCGCTCGAAGGTCCAGACGCGCATCAGGACGCTGTTCGAGGAGTCCGACGCGACGCTGGAGTTCGCCTACCCCCACCAGCACCTCGTCTTCGACGAGACCAGCGGCACCGCGAACGTGAACGTCAGCGGCCGGGACTGGGAGACGTTCCCCGGCGACGGCGAGCGCCTCTCCAACGCCGAGGACTCGTCGAGACGGAACACCTGA
- a CDS encoding YcaO-like family protein, giving the protein MHVGLVGSGPAAESLRAAFADIDAQVSETTPGSLADFDFGAVVAPAGSDAFARANELADRWVAVEIGGVGGRSLADTDAAVSLFDAESGCFHCLRARVASNLDDDATADRPRGDRAAVRLAGAVAGRRAVSLLSGDDVAGTVVDVPGSEREFHPVPGCDCAAPRDRTLSLAYCETDLDDSLARAERALDDRVGLVRTVGERESFPVPYYFAQTAETTVFSDARAAEFAAGVDADWNPAFMKALGEALERYCAGVYRSGEFVTAPETNRANPVSPRRFVRPDGWETAGRDEAIPWVEGIDLDSTEPVSLPAEFVQFPPPAERHKPAITTGLGLGNSTVEACLSGLYEVLERDATMLAWYSTFDPLELVVDDDGFETLVGRARAESLSVTPLLVTQDVDVPVVAVAVHRGGENEASEGARWPRFAVGSGANLDATAAARSALAEALQNWTELRAMGPERAAGESGAIGEYADFPRAARRFVDATGRVRAADVGPAELSGVEELETVVSRASAAGLDTYAARVTTPDVAALGFEAVRVVAPEAQPLFTGEAFFGERARRIPADLGFEARLDAPFHPYP; this is encoded by the coding sequence ATGCACGTCGGTCTCGTCGGCTCGGGTCCCGCCGCGGAGTCGCTTCGCGCCGCGTTCGCGGACATCGACGCACAGGTCTCGGAGACGACACCCGGTTCTCTCGCCGACTTCGACTTCGGTGCCGTCGTCGCCCCCGCCGGAAGCGACGCGTTCGCGCGGGCGAACGAACTCGCCGACCGGTGGGTCGCCGTCGAGATCGGCGGCGTCGGCGGACGTTCGCTCGCAGACACCGACGCGGCGGTCTCGCTGTTCGACGCCGAGTCGGGCTGTTTCCACTGTCTCCGCGCGCGCGTCGCCTCGAACCTCGACGACGATGCGACGGCCGACCGGCCGCGCGGAGACAGAGCGGCGGTCCGTCTCGCCGGGGCCGTCGCGGGTCGTCGCGCCGTCTCGTTGCTCTCGGGCGACGACGTCGCGGGAACCGTGGTCGACGTTCCCGGCTCCGAACGGGAGTTCCACCCGGTTCCCGGATGCGACTGCGCCGCCCCCCGCGACCGGACGCTCTCGCTCGCCTACTGCGAGACTGACCTCGACGACTCGCTCGCGCGAGCCGAGCGGGCGCTCGACGACCGGGTCGGCCTCGTCCGCACCGTCGGCGAACGCGAGTCGTTCCCCGTGCCGTACTACTTCGCACAGACTGCGGAGACGACCGTCTTCTCGGACGCCCGGGCCGCCGAGTTCGCCGCCGGCGTCGACGCCGACTGGAATCCGGCGTTCATGAAAGCGCTCGGCGAGGCGTTAGAGCGCTACTGCGCGGGCGTCTACCGGAGCGGGGAGTTCGTCACCGCTCCCGAGACGAACCGCGCGAACCCGGTTTCGCCGCGGCGGTTCGTCCGCCCCGATGGCTGGGAGACGGCGGGGAGAGACGAGGCGATTCCGTGGGTCGAGGGAATCGACCTCGACTCCACGGAGCCGGTGTCGCTCCCGGCGGAGTTCGTCCAGTTTCCGCCGCCGGCCGAACGGCACAAACCCGCCATCACGACCGGTCTCGGCCTCGGCAACTCGACGGTCGAAGCCTGTCTCTCGGGGCTGTACGAGGTGCTCGAACGCGACGCGACGATGCTCGCGTGGTACTCGACGTTCGACCCGCTGGAACTCGTCGTCGACGACGACGGTTTCGAGACGCTCGTCGGCCGCGCACGCGCGGAGTCGTTATCGGTGACACCGCTTCTGGTGACGCAGGACGTCGACGTCCCAGTCGTCGCCGTCGCGGTCCATCGCGGGGGCGAGAACGAGGCGAGCGAGGGCGCGAGGTGGCCCCGATTCGCCGTCGGTTCCGGCGCGAATCTGGACGCGACGGCCGCCGCCCGGTCGGCGCTGGCGGAGGCGCTCCAGAACTGGACGGAGCTCCGCGCGATGGGTCCCGAACGTGCCGCCGGCGAGAGCGGCGCGATCGGGGAGTACGCCGACTTCCCGCGGGCGGCGCGTCGGTTCGTCGACGCGACCGGTCGGGTCCGCGCCGCCGACGTGGGACCCGCCGAGTTGTCGGGTGTCGAGGAACTGGAGACGGTCGTCTCGCGGGCGTCGGCCGCCGGTCTCGACACCTACGCCGCGCGGGTCACGACGCCCGACGTGGCGGCGCTCGGGTTCGAGGCGGTCAGAGTCGTCGCGCCGGAGGCGCAACCGCTCTTTACGGGGGAGGCGTTCTTCGGCGAGCGAGCGCGTCGGATACCCGCGGACCTCGGATTCGAGGCGCGACTGGACGCGCCGTTTCATCCGTATCCGTAG
- a CDS encoding PadR family transcriptional regulator, with protein MYDLTGFQRDLLYVIAGLEEPHGLAIKEELEDYYEKEIHHGRLYPNLDTLVEKGLVDKGQRDRRTNYYTLTRRGRREINARSNWESRYVESEGEPESGVEVEN; from the coding sequence ATGTACGACTTGACAGGATTCCAACGAGACTTACTGTACGTGATTGCAGGATTAGAGGAACCGCACGGTCTCGCCATCAAAGAGGAGTTGGAGGATTACTACGAGAAGGAGATTCACCACGGTCGGTTGTATCCGAACCTCGACACGCTCGTCGAGAAAGGACTGGTGGACAAAGGCCAGCGTGACCGACGCACGAACTACTACACGCTCACTCGACGTGGGCGACGCGAGATAAACGCCCGTTCGAACTGGGAGTCCCGCTACGTCGAATCCGAGGGCGAACCCGAGTCCGGAGTCGAAGTCGAGAACTGA
- the trmB gene encoding HTH-type sugar sensing transcriptional regulator TrmB: MVDDLRLTMERVGERFNLGEYEIDAYLAVLEHGQLTASEIADRTDIPQPRVYDTVRSLADRGLVELRESRPMKIVAVDPENAFGNFRDSFTEMVEELGARYTAPARETEAVSLVKSRSTILRYIEEVIDSAEFELVLSLTPDLLQRFHDDLAAATDDGVSIDLLVTPASQAPDPAEYDYRDVCTIARSRRGITTPVLAVADGEYSIYATQDALRDDRDRYGVIFNRSALGFLISGFFGTVLWTTAETLEIDGKDRPFPRRYASIRRAVKDMRDLDGEFYATIEGRDIETGDPVVVEGRVVDLAFEDTEEVASLVVETEDGPVHVGGLVAALEDIEGQDIRIGREEPPGRAERLRDGAQRSVDD; the protein is encoded by the coding sequence ATGGTTGATGACCTGCGGCTCACGATGGAGCGCGTCGGCGAGCGCTTCAACCTCGGCGAGTACGAGATAGACGCGTATCTCGCCGTCTTGGAGCACGGACAACTGACCGCGAGCGAAATCGCCGACCGGACCGACATCCCGCAACCGCGGGTGTACGACACGGTCCGGAGTCTCGCCGACCGGGGGCTCGTCGAACTCCGGGAGTCGCGGCCGATGAAGATCGTCGCGGTCGACCCCGAGAACGCCTTCGGCAACTTCCGGGACTCGTTCACCGAGATGGTCGAGGAACTCGGCGCACGCTACACCGCTCCCGCACGCGAAACCGAGGCTGTCTCGCTCGTCAAGTCGCGGTCGACGATTCTCCGCTACATCGAGGAGGTCATCGACTCCGCGGAGTTCGAACTCGTGCTCTCGCTGACCCCCGACCTCCTCCAGCGGTTCCACGACGACCTGGCCGCGGCGACCGACGACGGCGTGAGCATCGACTTGCTCGTCACGCCCGCCTCGCAAGCGCCCGACCCCGCCGAGTACGACTACAGGGACGTCTGCACCATCGCGCGGAGTCGCCGCGGCATCACGACGCCCGTTCTGGCCGTCGCCGACGGCGAGTACTCCATCTACGCGACGCAGGACGCCCTCCGAGACGACCGCGACCGTTACGGCGTCATCTTCAACCGCTCGGCGCTGGGCTTTCTCATCTCCGGCTTCTTCGGGACCGTCCTCTGGACCACCGCCGAGACGCTCGAAATCGACGGCAAAGACCGCCCGTTCCCCCGGCGCTACGCCTCGATTCGCCGCGCGGTGAAGGACATGCGCGACCTCGACGGCGAGTTCTACGCAACCATCGAGGGCCGCGACATCGAGACCGGCGACCCCGTCGTCGTCGAGGGCCGGGTCGTCGACCTCGCCTTCGAGGACACCGAGGAGGTCGCGTCGCTCGTCGTCGAGACCGAGGACGGGCCCGTCCACGTCGGCGGGTTGGTCGCGGCGCTCGAAGATATCGAAGGCCAGGACATCCGCATCGGTCGTGAGGAACCGCCGGGACGCGCCGAGCGACTCCGCGACGGCGCACAGCGAAGCGTCGACGACTGA
- a CDS encoding amphi-Trp domain-containing protein, with product MPEEVLFKTEHRQRRADIASYLRTVADKLDSGDSITLSASDQSVTLDVPAQPTFEVKAERETSSSGGSAELSVEFELEWDEGSDGEASDDGELSIE from the coding sequence ATGCCGGAAGAAGTACTTTTCAAAACGGAACACCGTCAGCGACGCGCCGACATCGCCAGCTACCTTCGGACCGTCGCGGACAAACTCGACTCGGGCGACTCGATCACGCTCTCGGCGAGCGACCAGTCGGTGACGCTCGACGTCCCCGCACAGCCGACGTTCGAGGTGAAAGCCGAGCGGGAGACGTCGTCGTCGGGCGGCTCCGCCGAACTCAGCGTCGAGTTCGAGTTGGAGTGGGACGAAGGAAGCGACGGCGAGGCGAGCGACGACGGCGAACTCAGCATCGAGTGA
- the folD gene encoding bifunctional methylenetetrahydrofolate dehydrogenase/methenyltetrahydrofolate cyclohydrolase FolD, whose product MTEIIDGTAVAAEIRADLQDAISTLTDAGVTPGLATVLMSDDPASETYVSMKQRDCEEVGIDGIHVELDPEAPAEELYDTIDDLNADPEVHGILVQMPVPDHVDTRRVLRSIAPEKDADGFHPENVGRLVAGDARFKPCTPHGIQKLLESTGVDTEGKDVVVVGRSDIVGKPLANLLIQKAEGGNATVTVCHSRTKDLAAKTEQADVVVAAVGVPELVTGEMLSKGVTVIDVGVNRVEADTEKGYELVGDVEFESAKEKASAITPVPGGVGPMTRAMLLYNTVKAASEQSGVDVDLP is encoded by the coding sequence ATGACCGAGATAATCGACGGTACCGCCGTCGCCGCCGAGATTCGCGCGGACCTCCAAGACGCCATCTCGACGCTGACGGACGCGGGCGTCACGCCCGGTCTGGCAACCGTGTTGATGAGCGACGACCCCGCCAGCGAGACGTACGTCTCGATGAAACAGCGCGACTGCGAAGAGGTCGGCATCGACGGCATCCACGTCGAACTCGACCCCGAGGCCCCGGCCGAGGAGCTGTACGACACCATCGACGACCTGAACGCCGACCCCGAGGTCCACGGTATCCTCGTGCAGATGCCCGTCCCGGACCACGTCGACACGCGTCGCGTTCTCCGCTCTATCGCGCCCGAGAAGGACGCCGACGGCTTCCACCCCGAGAACGTCGGCCGCCTCGTCGCCGGCGACGCCCGATTCAAACCCTGCACGCCTCACGGCATCCAGAAGCTCCTCGAGTCGACGGGCGTCGACACCGAAGGGAAGGACGTCGTCGTCGTCGGCCGCTCCGACATCGTCGGCAAACCGCTGGCGAACCTCCTGATTCAGAAGGCCGAGGGCGGTAACGCGACGGTCACCGTCTGTCACTCCCGCACGAAGGACCTCGCGGCGAAGACCGAACAGGCGGACGTCGTCGTCGCCGCCGTCGGCGTCCCCGAACTCGTTACCGGCGAGATGCTCTCGAAGGGCGTCACCGTCATCGACGTGGGCGTCAACCGAGTCGAGGCGGACACCGAGAAGGGGTACGAACTCGTCGGTGACGTGGAGTTCGAGAGCGCGAAAGAGAAAGCCAGCGCCATCACGCCCGTCCCCGGCGGCGTCGGACCGATGACCCGCGCGATGCTCCTGTACAACACCGTCAAAGCCGCCAGCGAGCAGTCCGGCGTCGACGTCGACCTGCCCTGA
- the glyA gene encoding serine hydroxymethyltransferase, which yields MDYEHVREVDPAVSDALSGEVTRQQETLAMIASENHVSRAVLQAQGSALTNKYAEGYPGSRYYAGCEYADEVERLAIDRAKQLWGAEHVNVQPHSGTQANMGVYLAMLEPGDKILSLELNHGGHLSHGHPANFTGKLYDVEQYHVDAETGYIDYDALETQAREFEPDIIVSGYSAYPRAVEWERIQDVADDVGAYHLADIAHITGLVAADVHPSPVGIADFVTGSTHKTIRAGRGGIIMTSEEHAKAIDSAVFPGAQGGPLMHNIAGKAVGFHEAMQPEFEEYAERVVANAKTLAETFEENGLGVVSGGTDTHLVLVDLRESHPDLTGGEAEEALESVGVVLNANTVPGETRSAFNPSGIRAGTPGLTTRGFDEEATAEVGDLIYRVVDNHDDEAVLEEVSASVQDLCEAHPLYE from the coding sequence ATGGACTACGAGCACGTACGCGAAGTCGATCCGGCGGTCTCGGACGCCCTCTCCGGCGAAGTGACCCGCCAGCAGGAGACGCTGGCGATGATCGCGAGCGAGAACCACGTCAGCCGCGCCGTGTTGCAAGCGCAGGGCAGCGCGCTGACCAACAAGTACGCCGAAGGCTATCCGGGCTCTCGCTACTACGCCGGCTGCGAGTACGCCGACGAGGTCGAACGCCTCGCCATCGACCGGGCGAAGCAGCTGTGGGGCGCAGAGCACGTCAACGTCCAACCACACTCGGGGACGCAGGCGAACATGGGCGTCTACCTCGCCATGCTCGAACCGGGCGACAAGATTCTCTCCTTGGAACTGAACCACGGCGGTCACCTGAGCCACGGCCACCCCGCGAACTTCACGGGCAAGCTCTACGACGTCGAACAGTACCACGTCGACGCCGAGACGGGCTACATCGACTACGACGCGCTCGAAACGCAGGCCCGCGAGTTCGAACCGGACATCATCGTCTCCGGCTACTCTGCGTACCCGCGCGCGGTGGAGTGGGAGCGCATCCAGGACGTCGCCGACGACGTCGGCGCGTACCACCTCGCGGACATCGCCCACATCACCGGCCTCGTCGCGGCGGACGTCCACCCCTCGCCGGTCGGTATCGCCGACTTCGTCACGGGGTCGACGCACAAGACCATCCGCGCGGGTCGCGGCGGCATCATCATGACGAGCGAGGAACACGCGAAAGCCATCGACTCGGCCGTCTTCCCCGGCGCGCAGGGCGGCCCGCTCATGCACAACATCGCGGGCAAGGCCGTCGGCTTCCACGAGGCGATGCAACCCGAGTTCGAGGAGTACGCAGAGCGCGTCGTTGCCAACGCGAAGACGCTCGCGGAGACGTTCGAAGAGAACGGTCTCGGCGTCGTCTCCGGCGGCACCGATACCCACCTCGTACTCGTCGACCTCCGCGAGTCGCACCCGGACCTCACCGGCGGCGAGGCCGAGGAGGCGCTCGAATCGGTCGGCGTCGTCCTCAACGCCAACACGGTCCCCGGCGAGACGCGCTCGGCGTTCAACCCGAGCGGCATTCGCGCGGGCACGCCCGGACTCACGACTCGCGGCTTCGACGAGGAGGCGACCGCCGAGGTCGGTGACCTCATCTACCGCGTCGTCGACAACCACGACGACGAGGCGGTCCTCGAAGAGGTGAGCGCGAGCGTCCAGGACCTCTGTGAGGCGCACCCGCTGTACGAGTAA
- a CDS encoding proteasome assembly chaperone family protein produces the protein MAAPQSTVDFRISHEAEPSETLLAGFSTFGLAGLTAVDYLVDHLELKQTGHVTAAGLPAIAPFENGRPRHHTRLFSRSDIELTVLVSELFVPASAGKTFSDAILDWTETTDVEEVAILSGVPVPHGPEQHRTFYIATDDYRESRLAGTEVPAMGNGFLDGTNAAFVERGLSSPLGVCVYVTPVHAQVPDVEAALRLLDTVDEVYDLGVDTGPLETFAERVRQYYGELAERIETRESDTAEDRMYM, from the coding sequence ATGGCCGCGCCACAGTCTACAGTGGACTTCCGCATCTCGCACGAAGCCGAACCCAGCGAAACGCTTCTGGCGGGGTTTTCGACGTTCGGCCTCGCCGGACTCACCGCCGTCGACTACCTCGTCGACCATCTCGAACTGAAACAGACGGGCCACGTCACCGCCGCCGGCCTGCCCGCAATCGCGCCGTTCGAGAACGGCCGTCCCCGCCACCACACGCGATTGTTCTCCCGGTCGGACATCGAACTCACCGTGCTCGTCAGCGAACTGTTCGTCCCGGCGTCGGCGGGTAAGACCTTCTCGGACGCGATTCTCGACTGGACGGAGACCACCGACGTCGAGGAAGTCGCCATCCTCTCGGGCGTGCCGGTCCCGCACGGCCCCGAACAGCACCGTACCTTCTACATCGCGACCGACGACTATCGGGAGTCGCGGCTCGCAGGCACTGAGGTCCCGGCGATGGGCAACGGGTTCCTCGACGGCACGAACGCCGCGTTCGTCGAACGCGGCCTCTCGTCACCGCTCGGCGTCTGCGTCTACGTCACGCCCGTCCACGCGCAGGTCCCGGACGTGGAGGCCGCCTTGCGACTCCTCGACACCGTCGACGAGGTGTACGACCTCGGCGTCGATACCGGTCCGCTCGAAACGTTCGCAGAGCGCGTCCGACAGTACTACGGCGAACTGGCCGAACGCATCGAGACCCGCGAGAGCGACACGGCCGAAGACCGGATGTACATGTGA